One window of the Triticum dicoccoides isolate Atlit2015 ecotype Zavitan chromosome 3B, WEW_v2.0, whole genome shotgun sequence genome contains the following:
- the LOC119276894 gene encoding ubiquitin domain-containing protein 2-like, with protein sequence MGCAGSTPKSDDSSKKLKKTKPWKHTQSITPAQLKQMREEFWDTTPHYGGQKEIWDALRAAAEADLSLAQTIVDSAGIIVSNSDMTLCYDERGAKYELPKYVLSEPTNFIREE encoded by the exons ATGGGCTGCGCCGGATCCACCCCTAAATCTGACG ATAGCAGTAAGAAGCTGAAAAAAACAAAGCCTTGGAAGCACACTCAGTCAATTACACCAGCACAACTCAAACAGATGCGCGAAGAATTCTGGGACACTACTCCTCACTATGGTGGACAGAAAG AGATCTGGGATGCACTTCGGGCCGCTGCAGAAGCTGATTTATCTCTTGCGCAAACCATAGTAGACAGTGCTGGCATCATTGTCTCAAATTCTGACATGACACTCTGCTACGACGAAAGAG GTGCCAAATACGAACTACCAAAGTACGTTCTGAGCGAGCCGACTAATTTCATCCGGGAGGAATGA